A genome region from Pseudanabaena sp. Chao 1811 includes the following:
- a CDS encoding Npun_F0494 family protein translates to MSTEILNQSNQNKDFADYDAHIVQRAEIALRCAPFTVKLFADMATQGVNLRAIAGNEGLKNQYLTRASNLIITENALLWLIQVGVLRREVDGQGITDSFRLTPMGHFLLDKWQTQPKFPIASLSDRLQNLWAQIQISRFL, encoded by the coding sequence ATGTCTACTGAAATCCTCAATCAATCAAATCAAAATAAAGATTTTGCTGACTATGATGCACATATAGTGCAAAGAGCAGAAATTGCTTTACGCTGTGCGCCATTTACCGTGAAATTATTTGCAGATATGGCAACTCAAGGGGTAAACCTACGAGCGATCGCTGGTAATGAAGGTCTCAAAAATCAATACCTGACCCGTGCCAGTAACTTAATTATTACTGAAAATGCTTTACTATGGCTGATTCAAGTAGGGGTGTTACGCCGTGAAGTTGATGGACAAGGCATCACCGATAGCTTTCGACTCACCCCGATGGGGCATTTTTTACTAGATAAATGGCAAACCCAACCAAAATTTCCGATCGCTAGTTTGAGCGATCGCCTCCAAAACCTGTGGGCGCAAATTCAAATATCAAGATTTCTCTAG
- a CDS encoding PhoH family protein: protein MKKIFVLDTNVLLYDPTAMKRFEDNEVVLPMTIIEELDRFKKQPEMIGRNARQVSRELDELRSQGNIIQGIDLENGGLLRVALCDRETLKTLPVELEGDHNDNAILAVALELKHNCQCRVVMVSKDTNLRIKADALGLEAQDYETNKVDISELYTGVAEVMVKAANIDQLFKNNAITLEGDFCPNQAVMLIDEFNPSHTALAIVKDSNGQGSSKLVAINKLVNAGVLGINARNREQKFALDLLLNDDIPLVTLVGKAGTGKTLLAIAVGLHKVADERTYTRLLISRPVIPMGKDIGYLPGDIKEKLTPWMQPIYDNFDLIFGAQSSKDPKEKRNLHTHVRRGHEDLIERGLLQIEPLTYIRGRTIPQQFLIVDEAQNLTPHEVKTILTRAGEGTKVVLTGDPEQIDSPFIDAASNGLTYVVERFKNDPLAGHITLSKGERSALAERSTELL, encoded by the coding sequence ATGAAAAAGATTTTTGTACTTGATACCAATGTGCTGTTGTACGATCCAACCGCCATGAAGCGCTTTGAGGATAATGAAGTTGTCCTACCGATGACGATCATCGAGGAACTTGATCGCTTCAAAAAACAGCCTGAAATGATCGGACGTAATGCGCGACAGGTTTCTCGTGAACTAGACGAATTGCGCAGTCAGGGGAATATCATCCAAGGTATTGATCTAGAAAATGGGGGATTGCTGCGAGTTGCTCTGTGCGATCGCGAAACTTTAAAAACTCTACCCGTTGAACTAGAAGGCGATCATAATGACAATGCCATTCTAGCTGTAGCCCTTGAACTCAAGCATAATTGTCAATGCCGTGTGGTCATGGTCAGCAAAGACACCAACCTCCGAATTAAGGCAGATGCCCTAGGATTGGAAGCACAAGACTATGAAACCAATAAAGTCGATATTTCCGAGCTTTATACAGGTGTTGCAGAGGTGATGGTCAAGGCTGCCAACATTGATCAACTCTTTAAAAATAATGCGATTACCCTTGAGGGTGATTTCTGTCCCAATCAAGCGGTGATGCTGATTGACGAATTTAATCCTTCCCATACAGCTCTCGCGATCGTCAAGGATAGTAATGGTCAAGGCTCCAGTAAGTTGGTTGCCATTAATAAACTTGTCAATGCAGGCGTTTTGGGAATCAATGCCCGCAACCGTGAACAGAAATTTGCCCTTGATCTTTTACTGAATGATGACATTCCCTTAGTAACCCTTGTTGGCAAGGCGGGTACAGGGAAAACTTTATTAGCGATCGCTGTGGGATTACATAAAGTCGCCGATGAACGCACCTATACCCGACTACTCATTTCGCGTCCTGTCATTCCGATGGGCAAAGATATTGGTTACTTACCAGGGGACATCAAAGAAAAGCTCACCCCTTGGATGCAGCCTATTTATGATAACTTCGACCTAATTTTTGGTGCCCAGTCTTCTAAAGATCCGAAGGAAAAGCGCAATTTGCATACCCATGTGCGCCGAGGCCATGAGGACTTGATCGAAAGAGGACTCCTTCAGATTGAGCCCTTGACCTATATTCGTGGGCGCACGATTCCCCAGCAGTTTCTGATCGTTGACGAGGCTCAAAATCTCACTCCCCATGAAGTGAAAACTATTCTCACCCGTGCGGGAGAAGGAACCAAGGTAGTCCTCACAGGTGATCCAGAACAAATCGATAGTCCTTTTATCGATGCTGCGAGTAATGGACTCACCTATGTGGTGGAACGGTTCAAGAATGATCCGCTAGCAGGTCATATTACTCTTAGCAAAGGCGAGCGATCGGCACTAGCAGAACGTTCTACAGAATTGCTCTAA
- the menB gene encoding 1,4-dihydroxy-2-naphthoyl-CoA synthase, translating to MTDWQLAAEFEDILYHKADGMAKITINRPQVRNAFRPKTITEMIAAFADAREDVEIGVVLLTGAGPAPDGKYAFCAGGDQKVRGDGGYISESGVPRLNVLDLQRLIRTMPQPVIALVAGYAIGGGHVLHVVCDLTIAADNAIFGQTGPMVGSFDGGFGASYLARLVGQKKAREIWYLCRQYDAQEALEMGLVNKVVPVEQLEAEGIQWAQEILDKSPLAIRCLKSAFNAECDGQAGIQELAGNATLLFYMTQEAQEGKQAFLEKRKPNFRQYPNLP from the coding sequence ATGACCGACTGGCAACTCGCCGCCGAATTTGAAGACATTCTCTATCACAAAGCCGATGGAATGGCAAAAATTACGATCAATCGACCTCAAGTTCGTAATGCTTTTCGCCCTAAAACGATTACGGAAATGATCGCCGCCTTTGCTGATGCGCGAGAAGATGTCGAAATTGGCGTAGTTTTGTTGACAGGTGCAGGTCCTGCCCCCGATGGGAAATATGCCTTCTGTGCAGGGGGTGATCAGAAAGTACGTGGCGATGGTGGCTATATCTCAGAGTCGGGCGTACCACGATTAAATGTGCTTGATTTGCAGCGACTGATTCGCACCATGCCTCAGCCTGTGATTGCCTTAGTAGCGGGTTATGCGATCGGTGGTGGTCATGTACTACATGTGGTTTGCGACCTGACGATCGCGGCGGATAATGCCATTTTTGGACAAACTGGCCCAATGGTCGGCAGTTTTGATGGTGGTTTTGGAGCTTCCTATTTAGCAAGGTTGGTAGGACAGAAGAAGGCACGCGAGATTTGGTATCTCTGCCGTCAATATGATGCTCAGGAAGCTTTAGAAATGGGCTTAGTGAATAAGGTTGTACCCGTAGAGCAATTGGAAGCAGAAGGCATTCAATGGGCGCAGGAAATTTTAGATAAGAGTCCTTTAGCAATTCGTTGTCTCAAGTCTGCCTTTAATGCTGAATGTGATGGACAGGCAGGTATTCAGGAACTAGCAGGCAATGCGACGCTATTGTTTTATATGACACAGGAAGCGCAGGAAGGTAAGCAAGCATTTCTTGAAAAGCGCAAGCCCAACTTTCGCCAATATCCAAACTTGCCATAA
- a CDS encoding pentapeptide repeat-containing protein, giving the protein MMSTNPKIHSPTHNAFARGIALKKMYELGRKDFDSENFSGLKLSCCKLPAINLTSSDLRDADLDLTDLSGADLRGANLERSSLSFSNLSNADLSHANLRGVNLGGADLSGAILRGAILKNANLRGANLSNAHLEFADMQDADLTGANCFSCNLSYTNLTNANLTEANLNNSNLLKSDFTNAVLEGTSLNNANLVGVNLPSNTEQF; this is encoded by the coding sequence ATGATGTCCACTAACCCTAAAATCCACTCTCCTACACACAATGCCTTCGCAAGGGGAATAGCATTGAAGAAAATGTATGAGCTGGGACGTAAAGATTTTGATTCGGAGAATTTTTCAGGTTTGAAACTATCTTGCTGCAAGCTACCAGCGATTAATCTCACAAGTTCTGATCTGCGAGATGCTGATCTTGATCTAACTGATTTAAGTGGAGCCGATCTCAGGGGGGCAAATTTAGAACGATCCAGTCTCAGTTTTAGTAATCTCAGCAATGCCGATTTGAGTCATGCGAATTTACGGGGAGTGAATCTAGGGGGGGCAGATTTAAGTGGAGCAATTCTCAGGGGGGCGATTCTTAAAAATGCGAATTTACGGGGTGCAAATCTAAGTAATGCACATTTAGAATTTGCTGATATGCAGGACGCAGACTTAACGGGGGCAAACTGCTTTTCTTGCAATCTGAGCTATACCAATCTTACCAATGCCAACTTGACGGAAGCCAATCTGAACAATTCTAATCTGCTCAAGAGTGATTTTACTAATGCGGTACTAGAAGGAACAAGTTTGAATAATGCAAATTTAGTAGGGGTAAATTTGCCAAGTAATACAGAGCAATTTTAG
- a CDS encoding glutamine synthetase III family protein produces the protein MSGNESRIQAIYQITNREPQPKKAPKRLEELWATDVFTLSKMQECLPKPVFKSIKKTIQTGEPLDSSVADAIALAMKDWAISKGALYYAHVFYPLTNATAEKHDGFISVQSDGSAISEFAGKLLVQGEPDGSSFPNGGIRSTFEARGYTAWDVTSPAYIMETDNGSTLCIPTVFVSWTGEALDKKTPLLRSNAAMNKAATRVLKILGEKEIAPVNSSCGAEQEYFLVDSNFANARPDLLLAGRTLFGKPSAKGQQFDDHYFGAIPERVQVFMQDVEERLYRLGIPAKTRHNEVAPGQFEIAPVFEAANVATDHQQMIMTMLRFTAKKHGFVCLLHEKPFAGINGSGKHVNWSVGNATQGNLLDPGDTPHSNAQFLVFCGAVIRGIHKYGPLLRSVVATASNDHRLGANEAPPAIISVYLGSQLEDVFEQIRQGDLKSSTGKGQMHIGVDTLPVLPTDPGDRNRTSPFAFTGNRFEFRAVGSGQSVAGPLVAMNTILADSLNWVADQLEAEISKGSDLNTAIGTVLKQVMELHGAIIFNGNGYSEEWHKEAVEKRGLRNLRTTADALPVLKEPEIIDLFGKLNVLSPVEMASRFETYAEQYINSIAVEAKLVVSIVKTLIYPAATRYLSELANTALSLKEVGVDFDKETLDKVSSLTKLAIDGVSKLSDALTKHDFASTEDHMQFTAQTVRPLMDTIRGYVDALEAEVADDLWPLPTYQEMLFIK, from the coding sequence ATGAGCGGAAACGAGTCACGCATTCAAGCCATTTATCAGATCACCAATCGCGAGCCACAGCCCAAGAAAGCACCAAAGCGGTTGGAAGAATTGTGGGCGACCGATGTGTTTACTCTGAGCAAAATGCAGGAATGCCTGCCTAAGCCAGTCTTTAAATCAATTAAGAAAACCATTCAAACTGGTGAACCCCTTGATAGCTCAGTAGCCGATGCGATCGCACTAGCGATGAAAGATTGGGCAATCTCTAAGGGTGCTCTATACTATGCCCACGTCTTTTATCCTTTGACCAATGCTACAGCCGAAAAGCATGATGGCTTCATTTCAGTCCAAAGCGATGGTTCGGCAATCTCAGAATTTGCAGGAAAATTATTAGTCCAAGGTGAACCCGACGGTTCTTCATTCCCCAATGGCGGTATCCGCTCCACCTTTGAAGCCCGTGGTTACACTGCATGGGATGTCACCAGCCCTGCATACATCATGGAAACCGACAATGGTTCTACCCTGTGTATTCCTACAGTTTTCGTGTCTTGGACTGGTGAAGCTCTTGACAAGAAAACCCCTCTTCTCCGCTCCAATGCAGCAATGAACAAAGCTGCAACTAGAGTTTTAAAAATCTTGGGTGAAAAGGAAATTGCTCCTGTTAACTCTAGCTGCGGTGCTGAGCAAGAGTACTTCCTCGTTGATTCCAACTTTGCTAATGCGCGTCCTGACTTGTTACTTGCAGGTCGTACCTTGTTTGGTAAGCCTTCGGCTAAGGGTCAGCAGTTTGATGACCATTACTTTGGTGCAATCCCTGAGCGCGTGCAAGTTTTCATGCAAGACGTTGAAGAGCGTCTATATCGCCTCGGTATTCCTGCTAAGACTCGTCACAACGAAGTTGCCCCCGGTCAATTTGAAATTGCACCTGTATTTGAAGCCGCTAACGTAGCTACAGATCACCAACAAATGATCATGACCATGCTGCGCTTCACTGCTAAGAAGCATGGATTTGTTTGCTTGCTGCATGAAAAACCCTTTGCAGGTATTAACGGTTCTGGTAAGCACGTTAACTGGTCAGTTGGTAACGCTACTCAAGGCAACCTACTCGACCCTGGTGACACCCCTCACTCCAATGCTCAGTTCTTGGTGTTCTGTGGTGCGGTCATCCGTGGTATTCACAAGTATGGTCCTCTACTCCGTTCAGTAGTGGCAACTGCTAGCAACGACCACCGCTTAGGTGCTAACGAAGCTCCTCCTGCGATCATCTCGGTATACCTCGGTTCACAGCTTGAGGATGTATTTGAGCAAATCCGCCAAGGCGATCTCAAGAGTTCCACTGGCAAAGGTCAAATGCATATTGGTGTAGATACCTTGCCTGTTCTGCCTACTGACCCTGGCGATCGCAACCGTACTTCTCCCTTTGCATTTACTGGTAACCGCTTTGAGTTCCGTGCTGTTGGTTCTGGTCAATCGGTAGCTGGTCCTCTCGTTGCCATGAATACCATCTTGGCAGATTCCCTCAATTGGGTTGCCGATCAATTAGAGGCTGAAATCTCTAAGGGTAGTGATTTGAATACTGCTATTGGCACTGTGCTAAAACAGGTGATGGAACTGCATGGCGCAATTATCTTCAATGGCAATGGCTACTCTGAAGAATGGCACAAGGAAGCAGTTGAGAAGCGTGGTTTACGCAACCTCCGTACCACTGCTGATGCTTTGCCTGTACTCAAGGAACCTGAAATCATTGACTTGTTTGGCAAGTTGAATGTACTCTCTCCTGTAGAGATGGCTAGCCGCTTTGAAACTTATGCTGAGCAATACATTAACTCTATTGCGGTAGAAGCCAAGCTAGTTGTGAGCATTGTAAAGACTTTGATTTACCCTGCGGCAACTCGTTATTTGTCTGAATTGGCAAATACTGCTCTGAGCCTCAAGGAAGTTGGTGTTGATTTTGATAAGGAAACCCTTGACAAGGTTTCTTCACTCACCAAATTGGCGATTGATGGTGTTAGCAAGTTGAGTGATGCTTTGACTAAGCATGACTTTGCTTCTACTGAAGATCATATGCAGTTCACGGCTCAAACTGTGCGTCCTTTGATGGATACAATCCGTGGATATGTCGATGCCCTAGAAGCTGAAGTTGCTGATGATCTATGGCCATTGCCTACCTATCAAGAGATGTTGTTTATTAAGTAA
- the arsM gene encoding arsenosugar biosynthesis arsenite methyltransferase ArsM, with translation MSYLETTAEFYSEAAKNPQVGLCCISTPPLQYPDLKIPKIMQQMNYGCGTTIHPTELRNNPTVLYIGVGGGLEALQFAYFCRRKRSIIAVDPVVDMREVADQNLQLAAKENAWFDREFVEILEGNAFALPVPDASVDVVAQNCLFNIFEPQDLNRALKEVYRVLKPRGRLIMSDPIATRPIPANLQADERLRAMCLSGAMTYADYIQHLIDAGFGQIEVRARRPYRLLDTHSFDLDAPLLLESLDSVSFKVPVPSDGACVFTGKTAIYSGSEDCLDDRAGHILQRGNPLSVCDKTAAKLAHKFPQEIIVTDSNWHYNGGGCC, from the coding sequence ATGAGTTATCTCGAAACTACTGCCGAATTTTATTCAGAAGCTGCTAAAAATCCTCAAGTAGGGTTGTGTTGCATTAGCACACCACCCCTGCAATATCCTGACCTCAAGATTCCCAAAATCATGCAGCAGATGAATTATGGCTGCGGTACAACTATTCATCCTACAGAATTACGCAACAATCCTACGGTTCTCTATATCGGTGTTGGCGGTGGTTTAGAAGCTTTGCAATTTGCCTACTTCTGCCGTCGCAAACGCAGTATTATTGCTGTTGATCCAGTGGTAGACATGCGAGAAGTAGCTGATCAGAACCTACAACTAGCGGCAAAGGAGAATGCTTGGTTCGATCGCGAATTTGTGGAAATTCTCGAAGGTAATGCTTTTGCCTTGCCTGTACCTGATGCCTCGGTGGATGTAGTTGCTCAGAACTGCCTATTTAATATCTTTGAGCCACAGGATTTGAATCGAGCATTAAAGGAAGTCTATCGCGTTCTTAAACCGAGGGGAAGATTGATTATGAGTGATCCCATCGCCACTCGTCCTATTCCAGCCAATCTGCAAGCTGATGAGCGCTTACGGGCTATGTGTCTATCGGGTGCGATGACCTATGCGGATTACATTCAGCATCTCATTGATGCAGGTTTTGGACAAATCGAAGTACGCGCTCGTCGTCCCTATAGATTGCTTGATACTCATAGCTTTGATTTAGATGCACCACTTCTATTAGAGAGTTTAGATTCTGTCTCCTTTAAGGTTCCCGTTCCTAGTGATGGAGCTTGCGTGTTTACAGGTAAAACTGCAATTTATAGCGGTTCTGAGGATTGTCTAGATGATCGCGCAGGTCATATTTTGCAACGAGGCAATCCTCTCTCTGTCTGTGATAAAACCGCAGCAAAACTAGCTCATAAGTTCCCTCAGGAAATAATTGTGACTGATTCGAATTGGCACTATAACGGTGGAGGTTGTTGCTAA
- the petM gene encoding cytochrome b6-f complex subunit PetM translates to MGEMVNAMVLCMVLIPVGIAFGYFLLKLQGEEKEEA, encoded by the coding sequence ATGGGAGAAATGGTTAACGCAATGGTCTTGTGCATGGTACTGATTCCTGTCGGTATTGCATTTGGCTACTTTTTGCTAAAGCTACAAGGCGAAGAAAAAGAAGAAGCTTAA
- a CDS encoding peptidoglycan DD-metalloendopeptidase family protein gives MNLRLFSLTLGGLVSSLAIVAPIAHANRLETFVYDLTDSKIEFSLKNDIEPKGSVISNPTRIVIDLPGIVYQGPTVRRRVGRGVQAVRVGQVDANTTRMVVEFSPDVTINPQQLKLKSRQPGKWSMQLPQNIAAIDLNSISNFTLPISGAVISSGFGWRVHPVTGERKLHKGVDFAAPTGTPIFAAADGVVTDAGWTDGGYGNIVELRHEDGSVTLYAHTNRVYVSKGQVVNKGQAIAEVGTTGRSTGPHLHFEVQPDGKTAVDPMDYLQMRQVTLDLASNSFKD, from the coding sequence ATGAATCTGCGTCTATTCTCTCTGACCCTTGGTGGATTGGTTAGTAGTTTAGCGATCGTGGCTCCCATCGCCCATGCCAATCGTCTTGAGACCTTTGTTTATGATTTGACCGATAGCAAGATTGAGTTTTCGCTGAAAAATGACATTGAACCTAAGGGCTCAGTAATTAGCAATCCCACCCGCATCGTCATTGATTTACCTGGAATTGTTTACCAAGGTCCAACGGTGCGCCGTAGAGTTGGACGGGGTGTGCAAGCGGTACGTGTTGGGCAAGTTGATGCCAATACCACAAGAATGGTGGTTGAATTTTCACCCGATGTCACCATCAATCCGCAGCAATTAAAACTCAAGTCCAGACAGCCTGGAAAATGGTCAATGCAATTGCCCCAAAATATTGCCGCGATCGATTTGAATAGTATTTCTAACTTTACATTGCCAATCTCAGGAGCAGTGATTAGCTCTGGATTTGGTTGGCGTGTACATCCCGTCACAGGGGAAAGAAAATTACATAAAGGCGTAGATTTTGCTGCTCCTACTGGCACACCGATTTTTGCGGCGGCAGATGGCGTAGTTACCGATGCAGGATGGACAGATGGTGGCTATGGCAATATTGTCGAATTGCGTCATGAAGATGGTTCGGTAACGCTCTATGCCCATACTAATAGGGTTTATGTATCTAAGGGGCAGGTAGTTAATAAAGGACAAGCGATCGCTGAAGTTGGTACAACAGGACGCAGCACAGGACCTCATTTACACTTTGAAGTCCAGCCCGACGGCAAAACTGCGGTCGATCCAATGGATTACTTGCAGATGCGCCAAGTAACTCTCGATCTAGCTTCTAATAGCTTTAAAGATTAA
- a CDS encoding bifunctional orotidine-5'-phosphate decarboxylase/orotate phosphoribosyltransferase: MGFASKLRAAIATNQSILCLGLDPNPEVMPAKYKAKYDVDSLWEWMNFIIQSTANLVCAYKPTLGFYTALGASGLDLLSKTLAAIPPEIPIILDAKHADLNSSSVMAKTAFEEWGVDAITLSPYVGQDLAARFLMYPDKAVLVSCYSSNTTAQDFQEYPNLDNPLYLNVVQNCQAWAGMENLALEVGAANPEALAKVRSLAPERLILARSIWANSEGKANQYKIENLAAILNSGLDANGDGLILPVNQDALAIGDPAQFVRSLRDEVNQAIAATAHQRPSCELWMPDVCLLDRQGHPHANLILQLFDIGCITFEETVQASGQVFPYYIDLRKIISNPQVFDAVIGTYAEILQELKFDRIAGIPYGSLPTASGLALRLNFPLIFPRKEVKAYGARRLIEGNYEAGETIVVVDDILISGKSAIEGAKKIESCGLKVSDIVVFIDHEAGVCDRLQESGYSPHAVLKISEINETLFQSGRINEKQFLALSHS; the protein is encoded by the coding sequence ATGGGCTTTGCCTCGAAACTCAGGGCAGCGATCGCCACTAATCAGAGCATTTTATGTTTGGGGCTAGACCCAAATCCTGAAGTGATGCCTGCCAAATATAAAGCGAAATATGATGTTGATTCTCTATGGGAATGGATGAATTTCATTATTCAGTCCACGGCAAATCTGGTCTGTGCTTATAAACCGACCTTGGGTTTTTATACGGCATTGGGGGCATCGGGTTTAGATCTACTGTCAAAGACTCTTGCGGCAATTCCTCCAGAAATCCCGATCATCCTCGATGCCAAACATGCTGACCTCAATAGCAGCTCGGTCATGGCAAAGACAGCCTTTGAGGAATGGGGTGTAGATGCAATTACCCTCAGCCCCTATGTCGGTCAAGATTTAGCCGCACGTTTTTTGATGTATCCCGATAAAGCAGTTTTAGTGAGCTGCTATTCATCGAACACCACTGCCCAAGATTTTCAGGAATATCCAAATCTAGACAATCCTCTATATCTAAATGTGGTGCAAAATTGCCAAGCTTGGGCAGGGATGGAAAATTTAGCTTTAGAAGTGGGGGCAGCAAATCCTGAGGCTTTGGCAAAGGTGCGATCGCTAGCGCCAGAAAGATTAATCTTGGCGCGAAGTATTTGGGCAAATAGCGAAGGTAAAGCCAATCAATACAAGATCGAAAACCTCGCAGCAATCCTCAATTCAGGACTAGATGCCAATGGAGACGGACTGATTTTGCCTGTGAATCAAGATGCTCTGGCAATCGGTGACCCCGCCCAATTTGTGCGATCACTACGGGATGAGGTCAATCAAGCGATCGCCGCAACCGCCCATCAACGACCCAGTTGCGAGCTATGGATGCCAGATGTTTGTTTATTAGATCGCCAAGGACATCCCCATGCAAATTTAATTTTGCAATTATTTGATATTGGCTGCATCACCTTTGAAGAAACCGTGCAAGCTTCTGGGCAAGTTTTCCCCTATTACATTGATTTACGCAAAATCATCTCCAATCCCCAAGTATTTGATGCGGTGATTGGAACCTATGCCGAGATTTTACAAGAACTTAAATTTGATCGCATTGCAGGCATTCCCTATGGTTCATTACCCACGGCTTCAGGTTTAGCCCTAAGGCTAAATTTCCCGCTTATCTTTCCACGCAAGGAGGTTAAAGCCTATGGTGCAAGACGTTTGATCGAAGGCAATTATGAAGCGGGTGAAACCATTGTCGTGGTTGATGATATTTTAATTTCTGGTAAAAGCGCGATCGAGGGGGCGAAAAAAATTGAAAGCTGTGGTCTCAAGGTAAGCGATATCGTCGTATTTATCGATCATGAGGCAGGAGTATGCGATCGCCTCCAAGAAAGTGGATATTCACCCCATGCGGTGTTAAAAATCTCGGAAATAAATGAGACACTATTCCAATCAGGGCGTATAAATGAGAAACAATTTCTTGCTTTGTCACATTCTTAA
- the plsY gene encoding glycerol-3-phosphate 1-O-acyltransferase PlsY: MWFPYFLLAIAYLLGSFPTGYLVGRMAGIDIREHGSGSTGATNVWRNVGKLAGISVFATDFAKGAIAIYLMQQANWLSTSLGLTANIAIDNLSLFVIGAGMLALIGHSRPVWLGFKGGKSVATGVGILFMLNWIVAIAAFSVWLATMAIWRTVSISSIAAATAAPIFMWSLQGNVIYSSFVTVGCIFVIWLHRSNIERILNGTELSFKSDSKA; this comes from the coding sequence ATGTGGTTTCCTTATTTCTTGCTTGCGATCGCCTATCTTTTAGGATCTTTCCCTACGGGTTATCTGGTGGGAAGGATGGCGGGAATTGATATTCGTGAGCATGGCTCAGGTTCGACGGGAGCAACGAATGTCTGGCGCAACGTGGGTAAGTTGGCAGGAATTAGTGTATTTGCGACTGATTTTGCAAAAGGGGCGATCGCCATTTACTTAATGCAGCAAGCGAATTGGTTAAGCACCAGTTTAGGTTTGACGGCAAATATAGCGATCGACAATCTATCTCTGTTTGTAATTGGTGCAGGGATGCTAGCTTTGATTGGTCATAGTCGCCCTGTATGGCTTGGTTTTAAGGGTGGCAAGTCAGTAGCAACAGGTGTCGGCATTCTATTCATGTTGAATTGGATTGTGGCGATCGCTGCTTTTTCTGTGTGGCTAGCAACAATGGCAATTTGGCGCACTGTTTCCATTAGCTCAATTGCAGCAGCAACGGCTGCCCCTATCTTCATGTGGTCTTTGCAGGGCAATGTAATTTATTCCAGCTTTGTCACGGTAGGCTGTATCTTCGTAATCTGGCTACATCGTTCTAATATCGAGCGTATTCTCAACGGTACTGAGTTAAGCTTCAAGTCAGATTCCAAAGCATAA
- a CDS encoding TVP38/TMEM64 family protein has protein sequence MDSHSSSPSPSLKGKERKSSVWIIGAAIAFLLINAIATSPAFAQDSLTVHPFDLQTLFRDTLQWIEDLGYIGGIAFILIYIIATIAFIPGSALTLGAGAVFGVLWGSLYVFVGATLGAIAAFLIGRYLARDWIGKRIEGNQQFVAIDQAVANSGFKIVLLTRLSPVFPFNLLNYAFGITGVRLKDYAIASIGMLPATVLYVYIGSLASDLARIGSEQSTSTTLQWAIRILGFLATIVVTLYVTNLARKAIAEINN, from the coding sequence ATGGATAGTCATTCTTCTAGCCCTAGTCCTTCTCTTAAAGGGAAAGAAAGAAAAAGTTCTGTATGGATAATTGGTGCAGCGATCGCCTTTTTATTGATCAATGCGATCGCCACCAGCCCTGCCTTTGCCCAAGATAGCTTGACGGTTCACCCCTTCGATCTTCAGACGTTATTTCGTGATACCTTGCAATGGATTGAAGACTTAGGCTATATCGGAGGGATAGCCTTTATTCTTATTTATATCATCGCGACGATTGCCTTTATTCCCGGTTCAGCGTTGACTTTAGGAGCAGGGGCTGTGTTTGGAGTGCTTTGGGGTTCGCTCTATGTATTTGTGGGAGCAACCTTAGGCGCTATCGCAGCCTTTTTAATTGGACGCTATTTAGCTCGCGATTGGATTGGTAAAAGGATCGAGGGCAATCAACAATTTGTGGCGATCGACCAAGCCGTTGCCAATTCAGGATTTAAAATCGTGTTACTAACGCGATTGTCTCCAGTATTTCCCTTTAATTTATTAAATTACGCCTTTGGCATTACGGGTGTGAGGCTAAAGGACTATGCGATCGCTTCCATTGGAATGCTTCCCGCAACTGTTTTGTATGTCTATATTGGCTCTCTAGCTAGCGATCTTGCCCGTATTGGTAGTGAGCAATCTACAAGTACCACCTTGCAATGGGCAATTCGGATACTCGGCTTTCTCGCCACAATTGTCGTAACGCTGTATGTGACTAACCTTGCGCGTAAAGCGATCGCCGAAATCAATAACTAA